One genomic segment of Gopherus flavomarginatus isolate rGopFla2 chromosome 11, rGopFla2.mat.asm, whole genome shotgun sequence includes these proteins:
- the BLCAP gene encoding bladder cancer-associated protein gives MYCLQWLLPVLLIPKPLNPALWFSHSMFMGFYLLSFLLERKPCTICALVFLAALFLICYSCWGNCFLYHCSGSQLPESAHDPSIVGT, from the coding sequence ATGTACTGCCTTCAGTGGTTATTGCCTGTCCTCCTCATTCCTAAACCCCTCAACCCAGCTTTGTGGTTCAGTCACTCAATGTTCATGGGCTTCTATCTGCTGAGTTTCCTCCTGGAGCGGAAGCCATGCACAATCTGTGCCTTGGTCTTCCTGGCAGCCTTGTTCCTCATCTGCTACAGCTGCTGGGGGAACTGCTTCTTGTATCACTGCAGTGGCTCCCAGCTACCTGAGTCTGCTCATGATCCCAGCATAGTCGGTACCTAA